The Anolis carolinensis isolate JA03-04 chromosome 2, rAnoCar3.1.pri, whole genome shotgun sequence genome has a window encoding:
- the ptbp3 gene encoding polypyrimidine tract-binding protein 3 isoform X3, producing the protein MLKGKSQAFLEMASEEAAVTMVNYYTPITPHLRSQPVYIQYSNHRELKTDNLPNQARTQAALQAVSAVQSGGLALTGAPATEGGLPPGQSSVLRIIVENLFYPVTLEVLYQIFSKFGTVLKIITFTKNNQFQALLQYADPLNAHYARMALDGQNIYNACCTLRIDFSKLTSLNVKYNNDKSRDFTRLDLPSGDGQPSLEPTMAAAFGTPGIISSPYAGAAGFAPAIGFPQAAGLSVQGVPSALGPLAITTSTMTGRMAIPGVHGMPGNSVLLVSNLNPDAITPDGLFILFGVYGDVHRVKIMFNKKENALVQMADATQAQLAMNHLNGQKLYGKMLRVTLSKHQTVQLPREGQEDQGLTKDYSNSPLHRFKKPGSKNFQNIFPPSATLHLSNIPPSVTVDDLKNLFADTGCIVKAFKFFPKDRKMALIQLGSVEEAIQALIELHNHDLGENHHLRVSFSKSTI; encoded by the exons ATGTTGAAGGGGAAAAGCCAG GCTTTCCTAGAAATGGCTTCAGAAGAAGCTGCTGTTACTATGGTGAACTACTACACTCCTATTACTCCACACCTCCGCAGTCAGCCTGTTTATATTCAGTATTCTAATCACAGAGAACTTAAGACTGACAATCTACCCAATCAAGCT AGAACTCAAGCTGCATTGCAAGCAGTAAGTGCTGTGCAATCTGGAGGCCTGGCCCTTACAGGTGCTCCAGCTACTGAGGGTGGATTGCCTCCTGGTCAGAGTTCTGTACTTCGAATTATAGTTGAAAATCTCTTCTATCCTGTAACTCTAGAAGTGCTATATCAG ATCTTCTCCAAGTTTGGAACAGTTTTGAAGATCATCACTTTCACAAAGAACAATCAGTTTCAGGCCTTGCTTCAATATGCTGATCCATTGAATGCACATTATGCAAGAATG GCTCTTGATGGTCAAAACATCTACAATGCTTGCTGCACTCTCCGTATTGATTTCTCCAAACTAACAAGCCTTAATGTAAAATACAACAATGATAAAAGCAGAGATTTTACACGTTTGGACCTTCCATCAGGTGATGGGCAGCCTTCCCTTGAGCCCACAATGGCTGCTGCTTTTG gcaCTCCAGGGATCATCTCCTCACCATATGCAGGGGCTGCTGGCTTTGCCCCTGCCATTGGTTTTCCCCAAGCTGCAG GTTTGTCAGTCCAAGGTGTTCCCAGTGCACTCGGGCCTCTTGCAATCACCACATCCACCATGACTGGGCGCATGGCTATCCCAGGGGTTCATGGAATGCCAGGAAATTCTGTTCTGCTTGTTAGCAATCTCAATCCTGAT GCAATTACACCAGATGGACTCTTTATCCTGTTCG GTGTTTATGGAGATGTCCATCGAGTAAAAATCATGTTTAATAAGAAGGAAAATGCCTTAGTCCAAATGGCAGATGCAACCCAAGCCCAACTAG CCATGAATCACCTAAATGGACAAAAACTTTATGGAAAGATGCTGCGTGTTACACTTTCTAAGCATCAGACAGTACAACTTCCTCGTGAAGGACAAGAGGACCAAGGTCTGACGAAGGACTACAGTAATAGCCCTTTGCATCGCTTCAAGAAGCCTGGGTCAAAGAACTTCCAAAATATTTTCCCACCATCGGCAACCTTGCACCTCTCCAACATTCC GCCTTCTGTCACAGTTGATGACCTAAAGAATCTTTTTGCTGATACTGGATGTATTGTGAAAGCCTTCAAATTCTTTCC GAAAGATCGCAAAATGGCGCTCATCCAGTTGGGTTCTGTGGAAGAAGCAATCCAGGCTCTTATTGAGCTTCATAATCACGACCTTGGAGAAAACCATCACCTCAGAGTTTCCTTCTCCAAATCCACAATCTGA
- the ptbp3 gene encoding polypyrimidine tract-binding protein 3 isoform X2 — translation MDGVVTDLIAVGLKRGSDELFPSGIAYGPLTMSNSTPATANGNDNKKFKGDRSPCSPSRVLHLRKIPNDVTEAEVISLGLPFGRVTNLLMLKGKSQAFLEMASEEAAVTMVNYYTPITPHLRSQPVYIQYSNHRELKTDNLPNQARTQAALQAVSAVQSGGLALTGAPATEGGLPPGQSSVLRIIVENLFYPVTLEVLYQIFSKFGTVLKIITFTKNNQFQALLQYADPLNAHYARMALDGQNIYNACCTLRIDFSKLTSLNVKYNNDKSRDFTRLDLPSGDGQPSLEPTMAAAFGTPGIISSPYAGAAGFAPAIGFPQAAGLSVQGVPSALGPLAITTSTMTGRMAIPGVHGMPGNSVLLVSNLNPDAITPDGLFILFGVYGDVHRVKIMFNKKENALVQMADATQAQLAMNHLNGQKLYGKMLRVTLSKHQTVQLPREGQEDQGLTKDYSNSPLHRFKKPGSKNFQNIFPPSATLHLSNIPPSVTVDDLKNLFADTGCIVKAFKFFPKDRKMALIQLGSVEEAIQALIELHNHDLGENHHLRVSFSKSTI, via the exons CGTGGATCTGATGAGCTTTTTCCTTCTGGTATCGCTTACGGGCCTCTTACCATGAGCAATTCTACTCCTGCTACAG ctAATGGGAATGACAACAAGAAATTCAAAGGAGACCGATCGCCTTGCTCACCTTCACGAGTCCTTCATCTTCGTAAGATTCCAAATGATGTCACTGAAGCAGAAGTAATTTCTCTAGGTCTACCTTTTGGCAGAGTAACCAATCTCTTGATGTTGAAGGGGAAAAGCCAG GCTTTCCTAGAAATGGCTTCAGAAGAAGCTGCTGTTACTATGGTGAACTACTACACTCCTATTACTCCACACCTCCGCAGTCAGCCTGTTTATATTCAGTATTCTAATCACAGAGAACTTAAGACTGACAATCTACCCAATCAAGCT AGAACTCAAGCTGCATTGCAAGCAGTAAGTGCTGTGCAATCTGGAGGCCTGGCCCTTACAGGTGCTCCAGCTACTGAGGGTGGATTGCCTCCTGGTCAGAGTTCTGTACTTCGAATTATAGTTGAAAATCTCTTCTATCCTGTAACTCTAGAAGTGCTATATCAG ATCTTCTCCAAGTTTGGAACAGTTTTGAAGATCATCACTTTCACAAAGAACAATCAGTTTCAGGCCTTGCTTCAATATGCTGATCCATTGAATGCACATTATGCAAGAATG GCTCTTGATGGTCAAAACATCTACAATGCTTGCTGCACTCTCCGTATTGATTTCTCCAAACTAACAAGCCTTAATGTAAAATACAACAATGATAAAAGCAGAGATTTTACACGTTTGGACCTTCCATCAGGTGATGGGCAGCCTTCCCTTGAGCCCACAATGGCTGCTGCTTTTG gcaCTCCAGGGATCATCTCCTCACCATATGCAGGGGCTGCTGGCTTTGCCCCTGCCATTGGTTTTCCCCAAGCTGCAG GTTTGTCAGTCCAAGGTGTTCCCAGTGCACTCGGGCCTCTTGCAATCACCACATCCACCATGACTGGGCGCATGGCTATCCCAGGGGTTCATGGAATGCCAGGAAATTCTGTTCTGCTTGTTAGCAATCTCAATCCTGAT GCAATTACACCAGATGGACTCTTTATCCTGTTCG GTGTTTATGGAGATGTCCATCGAGTAAAAATCATGTTTAATAAGAAGGAAAATGCCTTAGTCCAAATGGCAGATGCAACCCAAGCCCAACTAG CCATGAATCACCTAAATGGACAAAAACTTTATGGAAAGATGCTGCGTGTTACACTTTCTAAGCATCAGACAGTACAACTTCCTCGTGAAGGACAAGAGGACCAAGGTCTGACGAAGGACTACAGTAATAGCCCTTTGCATCGCTTCAAGAAGCCTGGGTCAAAGAACTTCCAAAATATTTTCCCACCATCGGCAACCTTGCACCTCTCCAACATTCC GCCTTCTGTCACAGTTGATGACCTAAAGAATCTTTTTGCTGATACTGGATGTATTGTGAAAGCCTTCAAATTCTTTCC GAAAGATCGCAAAATGGCGCTCATCCAGTTGGGTTCTGTGGAAGAAGCAATCCAGGCTCTTATTGAGCTTCATAATCACGACCTTGGAGAAAACCATCACCTCAGAGTTTCCTTCTCCAAATCCACAATCTGA
- the ptbp3 gene encoding polypyrimidine tract-binding protein 3 isoform X1, which translates to MQQLPRMRRPRQPRPRPSFPPLVCGVCEAACSAPAPFPPSPASFLPSFLLSSRLGHGWRGSDELFPSGIAYGPLTMSNSTPATANGNDNKKFKGDRSPCSPSRVLHLRKIPNDVTEAEVISLGLPFGRVTNLLMLKGKSQAFLEMASEEAAVTMVNYYTPITPHLRSQPVYIQYSNHRELKTDNLPNQARTQAALQAVSAVQSGGLALTGAPATEGGLPPGQSSVLRIIVENLFYPVTLEVLYQIFSKFGTVLKIITFTKNNQFQALLQYADPLNAHYARMALDGQNIYNACCTLRIDFSKLTSLNVKYNNDKSRDFTRLDLPSGDGQPSLEPTMAAAFGTPGIISSPYAGAAGFAPAIGFPQAAGLSVQGVPSALGPLAITTSTMTGRMAIPGVHGMPGNSVLLVSNLNPDAITPDGLFILFGVYGDVHRVKIMFNKKENALVQMADATQAQLAMNHLNGQKLYGKMLRVTLSKHQTVQLPREGQEDQGLTKDYSNSPLHRFKKPGSKNFQNIFPPSATLHLSNIPPSVTVDDLKNLFADTGCIVKAFKFFPKDRKMALIQLGSVEEAIQALIELHNHDLGENHHLRVSFSKSTI; encoded by the exons CGTGGATCTGATGAGCTTTTTCCTTCTGGTATCGCTTACGGGCCTCTTACCATGAGCAATTCTACTCCTGCTACAG ctAATGGGAATGACAACAAGAAATTCAAAGGAGACCGATCGCCTTGCTCACCTTCACGAGTCCTTCATCTTCGTAAGATTCCAAATGATGTCACTGAAGCAGAAGTAATTTCTCTAGGTCTACCTTTTGGCAGAGTAACCAATCTCTTGATGTTGAAGGGGAAAAGCCAG GCTTTCCTAGAAATGGCTTCAGAAGAAGCTGCTGTTACTATGGTGAACTACTACACTCCTATTACTCCACACCTCCGCAGTCAGCCTGTTTATATTCAGTATTCTAATCACAGAGAACTTAAGACTGACAATCTACCCAATCAAGCT AGAACTCAAGCTGCATTGCAAGCAGTAAGTGCTGTGCAATCTGGAGGCCTGGCCCTTACAGGTGCTCCAGCTACTGAGGGTGGATTGCCTCCTGGTCAGAGTTCTGTACTTCGAATTATAGTTGAAAATCTCTTCTATCCTGTAACTCTAGAAGTGCTATATCAG ATCTTCTCCAAGTTTGGAACAGTTTTGAAGATCATCACTTTCACAAAGAACAATCAGTTTCAGGCCTTGCTTCAATATGCTGATCCATTGAATGCACATTATGCAAGAATG GCTCTTGATGGTCAAAACATCTACAATGCTTGCTGCACTCTCCGTATTGATTTCTCCAAACTAACAAGCCTTAATGTAAAATACAACAATGATAAAAGCAGAGATTTTACACGTTTGGACCTTCCATCAGGTGATGGGCAGCCTTCCCTTGAGCCCACAATGGCTGCTGCTTTTG gcaCTCCAGGGATCATCTCCTCACCATATGCAGGGGCTGCTGGCTTTGCCCCTGCCATTGGTTTTCCCCAAGCTGCAG GTTTGTCAGTCCAAGGTGTTCCCAGTGCACTCGGGCCTCTTGCAATCACCACATCCACCATGACTGGGCGCATGGCTATCCCAGGGGTTCATGGAATGCCAGGAAATTCTGTTCTGCTTGTTAGCAATCTCAATCCTGAT GCAATTACACCAGATGGACTCTTTATCCTGTTCG GTGTTTATGGAGATGTCCATCGAGTAAAAATCATGTTTAATAAGAAGGAAAATGCCTTAGTCCAAATGGCAGATGCAACCCAAGCCCAACTAG CCATGAATCACCTAAATGGACAAAAACTTTATGGAAAGATGCTGCGTGTTACACTTTCTAAGCATCAGACAGTACAACTTCCTCGTGAAGGACAAGAGGACCAAGGTCTGACGAAGGACTACAGTAATAGCCCTTTGCATCGCTTCAAGAAGCCTGGGTCAAAGAACTTCCAAAATATTTTCCCACCATCGGCAACCTTGCACCTCTCCAACATTCC GCCTTCTGTCACAGTTGATGACCTAAAGAATCTTTTTGCTGATACTGGATGTATTGTGAAAGCCTTCAAATTCTTTCC GAAAGATCGCAAAATGGCGCTCATCCAGTTGGGTTCTGTGGAAGAAGCAATCCAGGCTCTTATTGAGCTTCATAATCACGACCTTGGAGAAAACCATCACCTCAGAGTTTCCTTCTCCAAATCCACAATCTGA